In a genomic window of Erigeron canadensis isolate Cc75 chromosome 5, C_canadensis_v1, whole genome shotgun sequence:
- the LOC122600614 gene encoding probable protein ABIL5, whose amino-acid sequence MEEDSNSSHNSEHSEIEPQSYSKFSNSIKELKDLCSQLHAAAGYCESTFMSSSHKHLVVENTKEYVCKAVVAVVDHLGSVSANLDYHISKTDTETICITQVKIDSLKQKLFTCQEYSDKLAQAKLTWKADTPRYNSRYLKSPGSDVLNLNKQHSRDAGSEIVVNNVNNTKLEFKIDEDIPLLFYTCISKLPSLSQSEESTSEKGEKTINSSSSAIPVRDNLSIQSKPQALSFQLQDKRKSKRGTLFRKSMTSNEILSIIRRRR is encoded by the exons ATGGAGGAAGATTCAAATTCATCTCATAATTCAGAGCATTCTGAAATTGAACCTCAAAGTTACTCAAAATTCAGCAATTCCATCAAA GAACTCAAGGATTTGTGCTCACAACTTCATGCAGCAGCAGGATATTGTGAATCTACTTTTATGAGTTCTAGTCATAAGCACTT AGTTGTGGAGAACACAAAGGAATATGTTTGTAAGGCAGTGGTGGCAGTTGTGGATCATCTTGGAAGTGTTTCAGCAAATCTGGACTACCATATTTCGAAAACAGATACAGAAACAATATGCATAACCCAAGTTAAAATCGATTCCCTTaaacag AAGCTTTTTACCTGCCAAGAATATTCAGACAAGCTTGCTCAAGCTAAACTAACTTGGAAGGCAGATACCCCTCGATATAATTCTCGTTACCTAAAATCAC CTGGCTCAGATGTTTTAAATTTGAACAAACAGCATTCAAG GGACGCAGGGAGTGAGATTGTTGTAAATAACGTAAACAACACTAAGCTTGAGTTTAAGATAGATGAAGATATTCCGCTATTGTTTTACACTTGTATTTCCAAATTGCCGTCATTATCACAATCCGAGGAATCAACATCTGAAAAGGGGGAAAAGACAATAAACTCCTCCTCATCAG CTATACCAGTGCGCGATAACTTGTCAATTCAATCAAAACCACAAGCCTTGTCGTTCCAGTTACAG GACAAGCGTAAGAGTAAGCGCGGCACGTTGTTTAGAAAGTCCATGACGAGCAACGAGATACTCTCAATCATTCGGAGGAGAAGATAA
- the LOC122600781 gene encoding heat stress transcription factor C-1 encodes MESNEVIAPFVMKTYQMVNDSSLDNLIRWGTSNNSFMVVDSLRFSQHLLPTFFKHNNFSSFIRQLNTYGFRKVDPDKWEFANEHFLRGQIHLLKNIGRRRQVTSSRGKYSSNMTRIIDDDEDDEEEEEMLMEIARLKQEQKVLEQEIVLMNKRLEVTERRPEQMMSLLCKVAEDPDILQRMMHEKVTRAKRLVDKKKRRMLVTPQLQATTSSSMETSSNYNFIKREEDELYDQTIWLWNKPDCDHTMESKAVNTSNKRYVDSTEGGSSGSSGGDTIYFGNGLPEPDVRPAPTYPFSLLGGGF; translated from the exons ATGGAATCTAACGAAGTAATCGCACCATTTGTCATGAAAACTTATCAAATGGTGAATGATTCATCCTTGGATAACCTAATCCGTTGGGGAACATCCAACAATAGCTTCATGGTCGTCGATTCGTTACGATTCTCACAACACCTCTTGCCCACTTTCTTCAAACACAACAATTTCTCTAGTTTCATTCGCCAACTCAATACTTAT GGATTTAGAAAAGTAGACCCGGATAAATGGGAGTTTGCAAACGAGCATTTTCTAAGAGGTCAAATacatttactaaaaaatatcGGAAGAAGAAGACAAGTAACTAGTAGTAGAGGAAAATATTCATCAAATATGACACGAATAATAGACGATgacgaagatgatgaagaagaagaagagatgtTAATGGAGATAGCAAGAttgaaacaagaacaaaaagTTTTAGAGCAAGAGATAGTACTTATGAACAAAAGGCTAGAGGTGACAGAAAGACGGCCCGAACAAATGATGTCTTTACTTTGTAAAGTTGCTGAAGATCCAGACATTTTACAACGTATGATGCACGAAAAAGTCACACGAGCTAAGCGATTGGTGGATAAGAAGAAACGACGAATGTTAGTCACTCCCCAACTACAGGCTACGACATCTTCTAGTATGGAAACATCGAgcaattataattttattaaacgTGAGGAAGATGAATTATATGATCAAACGATTTGGCTATGGAACAAGCCTGATTGTGATCATACTATGGAATCTAAGGCGGTGAACACAAGTAATAAAAGGTATGTAGACAGTACAGAAGGAGGTAGTAGTGGCAGCAGCGGTGGTGATACTATATATTTTGGTAACGGATTGCCTGAGCCAGATGTCAGACCGGCTCCGACATATCCGTTTTCTTTGCTTGGTGGTGGGTTTTAA
- the LOC122599462 gene encoding uncharacterized protein LOC122599462, with amino-acid sequence MSTQETGERNELMALLNGMIVVNRPDRWVWQGAKENVFSVKDVKKFLEKRKDYTNRYFMEWCNWVPKKCNVFVWRAAIDRIPTKGALKNRNCWNGDTSHALCGEGSETTKHIFCECEIFARVWHFISCWSKSAPFFVFDVSDILELYKQQGRGKTEAMVIKGIIITSVVLARCSGK; translated from the coding sequence ATGTCAACCCAAGAAACTGGGGAGCGAAATGAATTGATGGCGCTGCTGAATGGGATGATAGTGGTGAATAGACCGGATAGATGGGTGTGGCAAGGGGCTAAAGAGAACGTCTTCTCGGTCAAAGATGTTAAGAAGTTCTTGGAAAAAAGGAAAGACTACACGAATAGGTACTTTATGGAATGGTGCAATTGGGTCCCAAAAAAATGCAATGTGTTTGTTTGGCGAGCCGCGATTGACAGGATCCCAACAAAGGGGGCGTTGAAGAATCGCAATTGTTGGAATGGGGATACTTCCCACGCACTTTGTGGGGAGGGATCAGAAACCACGAAACATATTTTTTGCGAGTGTGAAATTTTTGCCCGGGTATGGCACTTCATTAGCTGCTGGAGCAAGTCTGCTCCTTTCTTTGTGTTCGATGTATCCGATATTCTGGAACTATACAAACAGCAAGGAAGAGGAAAGACAGAGGCAATGGTTATCAAAGGTATTATTATTACTAGCGTTGTActcgcgcgatgcagcgggaaataa